In Drosophila yakuba strain Tai18E2 chromosome X, Prin_Dyak_Tai18E2_2.1, whole genome shotgun sequence, a single genomic region encodes these proteins:
- the LOC120321930 gene encoding uncharacterized protein LOC120321930, which translates to MHRPAVKERNPRTTIYPKGLPPSRIFASSTSSDNEPSCSTKYLNNVQINRNIIETPSVQYQIPGLSENGYDGDTDEVGDVEGDDTTITILPSSSIPLNNYVLPESIPSHRFGGFLHVLCRSLYRSLARMATGVGLSHQQTAWYKHCWQTPGSKPKSVHLMDSSAPRLIAKIPAKSQNSESSTTM; encoded by the coding sequence ATGCACAGACCAGCTGTAAAGGAACGTAATCCTAGGACTACAATCTATCCTAAAGGTTTACCTCCATCTAGAATATTTGCAAGTTCGACGAGTTCCGACAACGAGCCAAGTTGTtccacaaaatatttaaataatgtgcaaatcaatagaaacaTAATTGAAACTCCGAGTGTCCAGTATCAAATTCCTGGTCTTTCTGAAAATGGATACGATGGGGATACCGATGAAGTTGGCGATGTTGAAGGGGATGATACCACAATTACAATCCTGCCATCAAGCTCAATTCCTTTGAACAACTATGTGCTCCCAGAATCGATTCCATCCCATAGATTTGGTGGATTTCTACATGTACTCTGCCGCAGTTTGTATCGCTCTTTGGCCAGGATGGCCACTGGAGTTGGATTGAGCCATCAACAGACTGCTTGGTACAAACACTGCTGGCAAACTCCTGGTTCCAAGCCAAAAAGTGTCCATCTTATGGATTCATCTGCGCCCAGATTGATTGCAAAGATCCCGGCAAAATCGCAAAACAGCGAGAGTTCAACAACGATGTGA